The following proteins come from a genomic window of Microbacterium sulfonylureivorans:
- a CDS encoding ECF transporter S component has translation MHASTSVSTSTQAPASPPANPYRWRVVDIVVASVVGVASGLIFLLWNIAYRGPSALLEPLLPGLQGLLDGPWLFAGVLGALIIRKPGAAVFTEVVAAGVSALTLIGNTWGAFLTLEAGLIQGIGAELIFLLFFYRRWSLPVAVLAGIGAALAGGINNLLLWYAGADLSFVVVYLVSTSISGAVIAGALSWLLARGLAKTGALDRFASGREARARV, from the coding sequence ATGCACGCGTCCACGTCCGTATCCACGTCCACGCAGGCACCCGCGTCGCCACCGGCGAATCCGTACCGCTGGCGCGTCGTCGACATCGTCGTCGCGAGCGTCGTCGGCGTCGCATCGGGCCTCATCTTCCTGCTGTGGAACATCGCCTACCGCGGCCCGAGCGCGCTCCTCGAGCCGCTGCTGCCCGGACTGCAGGGTCTCCTCGACGGTCCGTGGCTGTTCGCGGGAGTCCTGGGCGCCCTCATCATCCGCAAGCCCGGAGCGGCGGTGTTCACGGAGGTCGTCGCGGCGGGCGTCTCGGCGCTCACCCTCATCGGCAACACGTGGGGCGCGTTCCTCACGCTCGAGGCGGGCCTCATCCAGGGCATCGGCGCCGAGCTGATCTTCCTGCTGTTCTTCTACCGCCGCTGGTCGCTCCCGGTGGCCGTCCTCGCGGGCATCGGGGCCGCACTCGCCGGGGGGATCAACAACCTGCTGCTCTGGTACGCCGGAGCCGACCTGTCGTTCGTCGTCGTGTACCTCGTGAGCACGTCGATCTCGGGAGCCGTCATCGCCGGCGCCCTGTCGTGGCTGCTCGCGCGCGGCCTCGCCAAGACCGGCGCGCTCGACCGCTTCGCCTCCGGGCGCGAAGCGCGCGCCCGCGTCTAG
- a CDS encoding D-alanyl-D-alanine carboxypeptidase family protein has product MTPDDAPAPSRGARRVPTAEIPTVGIESDASDRVLTLEPGSVPPTLEPSSIAAPPTGIDDSATMNPLGPLDAPDDDGAATTTEDGRPLALAWVDERSVGLPRVPDDLSTAATAYVPVEPDLLAHLPRQSPLRAGVIVPTVIIAGLVSAYAATTLLWPLHAVAPIVTAVAVQPSAAPATAPPWPSAGSAAVSVGGIQGSAASAADAHSIASITKVVTALVVLDEMPLALGEQGPEYRFDYGDSLAYWQYRANGESALDVPVGGTLTQYQLLEGMLIGSANNYADRLAANLFPSDGVFADAATSWLSTHGVPGVTVVEPTGIDPRNTATPEALLTLAQKALANPVIAEIVAKKSVDLPGAGAVENTNGLLADPGVLGIKTGTLDAWNLLSAKEIVVGETPVRIYASVLGQPDDEARLAASRALYTQLEQELQLTPSVPAGTLAGTVDTAWGEHVDILTADDASVVLWNGASGTVATTYALEESREEGDTVGSLTVDGPLDAAAVDLRLADDVAAPSAWWRLTHPLELFGLTD; this is encoded by the coding sequence GTGACTCCGGATGACGCCCCAGCCCCGTCGCGCGGTGCGCGCCGGGTGCCGACGGCCGAGATTCCGACCGTCGGAATCGAATCGGATGCCTCCGACCGCGTGCTCACGCTCGAGCCCGGGTCCGTCCCCCCGACGCTCGAGCCCAGCTCGATCGCCGCACCCCCGACCGGCATCGACGACTCCGCCACGATGAACCCGCTCGGCCCCCTCGACGCGCCCGACGACGACGGCGCCGCGACGACGACGGAGGACGGACGGCCCCTCGCCCTCGCGTGGGTGGACGAGCGCAGCGTGGGTCTCCCCCGCGTGCCGGACGACCTCTCGACCGCGGCGACCGCCTACGTCCCCGTCGAGCCCGACCTGCTGGCCCATCTGCCCCGCCAGTCGCCCTTGCGGGCCGGCGTCATCGTGCCGACCGTCATCATCGCCGGCCTCGTGAGCGCCTACGCCGCGACCACGCTCCTGTGGCCGCTGCACGCCGTGGCGCCGATCGTCACAGCCGTCGCGGTGCAGCCGAGCGCAGCCCCCGCGACGGCGCCCCCGTGGCCGTCCGCGGGCAGCGCCGCGGTGTCCGTCGGCGGGATCCAGGGCTCGGCGGCCTCCGCGGCCGACGCGCACTCGATCGCGAGCATCACCAAGGTCGTCACCGCGCTCGTCGTGCTCGACGAGATGCCGCTCGCGCTCGGCGAGCAGGGACCCGAGTACCGCTTCGACTACGGGGACTCGCTCGCGTACTGGCAGTACCGCGCCAACGGCGAGTCCGCCCTCGACGTCCCCGTCGGCGGGACGCTGACGCAGTACCAGCTCCTCGAGGGCATGCTCATCGGATCCGCGAACAACTACGCCGACCGCCTCGCCGCGAACCTCTTCCCGTCGGACGGGGTGTTCGCCGACGCGGCGACGTCGTGGCTGTCCACACACGGCGTGCCCGGCGTCACGGTCGTCGAGCCGACCGGGATCGACCCGCGCAACACCGCCACGCCCGAGGCGCTCCTCACCCTCGCGCAGAAGGCGCTGGCCAACCCCGTCATCGCCGAGATCGTGGCCAAGAAGTCGGTGGACCTTCCCGGGGCAGGGGCCGTCGAGAACACGAACGGCCTGCTGGCCGATCCCGGCGTCCTCGGCATCAAGACCGGCACGCTCGACGCGTGGAACCTGCTGTCCGCCAAGGAGATCGTCGTCGGCGAGACCCCGGTCCGGATCTACGCGTCGGTGCTGGGCCAGCCCGACGACGAGGCGCGACTGGCCGCATCGCGGGCGCTGTACACCCAGCTGGAGCAGGAGCTCCAGCTCACGCCCTCGGTTCCGGCGGGCACGCTCGCCGGCACCGTCGACACGGCGTGGGGTGAGCACGTCGACATCCTGACAGCCGACGACGCATCGGTCGTGCTCTGGAACGGAGCATCCGGGACCGTCGCGACGACGTACGCGCTCGAGGAGAGCCGCGAGGAGGGCGACACCGTCGGGTCCCTCACCGTCGACGGTCCGCTGGATGCGGCCGCCGTCGACCTGCGGCTCGCCGACGACGTCGCGGCTCCGAGTGCCTGGTGGCGCCTCACCCACCCGCTCGAGCTCTTCGGCCTGACCGACTGA
- a CDS encoding VOC family protein, with product MPTHNHIDLIEFPAADAETLKAARGFYEAAFDWSFTDYGEYLDTPDSGVVAGFNGIADAQQQKMPMAVLYVTDLEAARARVEASGGTIIHEIYGFPGGRRFHFADPAGNELAVWSEASPDV from the coding sequence ATGCCCACGCACAACCACATCGATCTGATCGAGTTCCCTGCGGCCGACGCCGAGACACTGAAGGCCGCGCGAGGCTTCTACGAGGCCGCCTTCGACTGGAGCTTCACCGACTACGGCGAGTACCTCGACACCCCCGACAGCGGCGTCGTCGCGGGGTTCAACGGCATCGCCGACGCACAGCAGCAGAAGATGCCGATGGCGGTGCTCTACGTCACCGACCTCGAGGCGGCGCGCGCCAGGGTCGAGGCATCCGGCGGAACGATCATCCATGAGATCTACGGATTCCCCGGCGGCCGGCGGTTCCATTTCGCCGATCCCGCGGGCAACGAGCTCGCCGTGTGGTCCGAAGCCTCTCCCGACGTCTGA
- a CDS encoding DnaJ domain-containing protein encodes MFDSPLSASAYEVLEVDPTVDEESLRRAYRLRLRQTHPDTGGDAALFIQVQRAWELVGTAEARAAYDRGHGFGDAPAPEWSGWRAPAARTDTRPRARSYGHPGGWRRERYLTLIREWAGRGVTLADPYDPALVRSAPQQLRRLLADALAEEATARIVADLGMGYTVWHDVAPSGANTDSDAKIDHIVLGPSGLYGILSEDFGGPVRLRRGELIGDGVGGAPIASLVARMRGIARAAGVRFSGAIVVLPDDDVLQVIEEIGKVRGTPVAVVSRSALAAVLRRGITGVRAIGGNEVFDVRTRLQQAVRFA; translated from the coding sequence GTGTTCGACAGTCCGCTGTCCGCCTCGGCCTACGAGGTTCTGGAGGTCGACCCGACGGTCGACGAGGAGTCGCTGCGCAGGGCGTACCGTCTTCGGCTGCGCCAGACCCATCCCGACACCGGCGGCGATGCGGCCCTCTTCATCCAGGTGCAGCGGGCGTGGGAGCTCGTGGGCACCGCCGAAGCGCGCGCGGCGTACGACCGCGGCCACGGCTTCGGCGACGCCCCAGCACCCGAGTGGTCGGGCTGGCGCGCACCGGCGGCGCGCACCGACACCCGGCCGCGCGCCCGGTCCTATGGTCATCCCGGCGGCTGGCGGCGCGAACGCTACCTGACGCTGATCCGCGAGTGGGCGGGTCGCGGCGTCACGCTCGCCGATCCCTACGACCCGGCTCTCGTGCGCTCGGCCCCGCAGCAGCTGCGCCGCCTCCTCGCCGACGCGCTCGCCGAAGAGGCCACGGCCCGCATCGTCGCCGACCTGGGCATGGGCTACACGGTCTGGCATGACGTCGCTCCCTCGGGCGCCAACACCGATTCCGACGCCAAGATCGACCACATCGTGCTCGGCCCGAGCGGGCTGTACGGCATCCTCTCGGAGGACTTCGGCGGGCCGGTGCGCCTGCGGCGCGGTGAGCTCATCGGCGACGGGGTCGGCGGAGCGCCGATCGCGTCGCTCGTGGCCCGGATGCGCGGCATCGCCCGGGCGGCGGGCGTGCGATTCAGCGGCGCGATCGTCGTGCTCCCCGATGACGACGTGCTCCAGGTCATCGAGGAGATCGGCAAGGTGCGGGGCACCCCGGTCGCCGTGGTGTCGCGCAGCGCTCTCGCGGCCGTGCTGCGCCGGGGGATCACCGGCGTTCGGGCCATCGGCGGCAACGAGGTCTTCGACGTGCGCACACGCCTGCAGCAGGCCGTGCGCTTCGCCTGA
- a CDS encoding LssY C-terminal domain-containing protein, protein MTTRRSYSIGIAVDWFFFVFAGLAAIWLAYLSFTETFMVGWWGIPFAILFWVLLAYLVLPRLHRILTTIYVPDYFIGRTRTSDGLLGDPVNLAFLGEAEQIEQALRSAGWTKADPVTFSSSWRIITSTLTRRSYHEAPVSPLFLFDREQDFAYQQEVDGNPAQRHHVRFWRCPDGWLLPGGRRVDWLAAGTFDTSVGLSLFTLQVTHRIDAETDIERDHIVRTVRDADPAVALEVIEDFATGYHARNGGGDSITTDGDLPIVDVRNVRAVTR, encoded by the coding sequence ATGACGACGAGGCGGAGCTACTCGATCGGGATCGCGGTCGACTGGTTCTTCTTCGTCTTCGCGGGACTCGCCGCGATCTGGCTCGCCTACCTGAGCTTCACCGAGACGTTCATGGTCGGCTGGTGGGGCATCCCGTTCGCCATCCTGTTCTGGGTGCTGCTGGCCTACCTCGTACTGCCCCGGCTGCACCGCATCCTCACGACCATCTACGTGCCCGACTACTTCATCGGCCGCACCCGCACGAGCGACGGACTGCTCGGAGACCCGGTGAACCTCGCGTTCCTCGGCGAGGCCGAGCAGATCGAGCAGGCGCTCCGCTCGGCCGGGTGGACCAAGGCCGACCCCGTCACGTTCTCGTCGTCGTGGCGCATCATCACGTCGACCCTCACCCGCCGCAGCTACCACGAGGCGCCCGTCAGCCCGCTGTTCCTGTTCGATCGGGAGCAGGACTTCGCGTACCAGCAGGAGGTCGACGGCAACCCTGCCCAGCGCCATCACGTGCGGTTCTGGCGGTGCCCCGACGGGTGGCTGCTCCCCGGCGGCCGACGGGTCGACTGGCTCGCCGCAGGCACCTTCGACACGAGCGTCGGGCTGTCGCTGTTCACCCTGCAGGTCACCCACCGCATCGACGCCGAGACCGACATCGAGCGCGATCACATCGTCAGGACGGTCCGGGATGCCGATCCCGCGGTCGCCCTCGAGGTCATCGAGGACTTCGCCACGGGGTATCACGCGCGCAACGGCGGCGGGGACAGCATCACGACCGACGGCGACCTGCCGATCGTCGACGTGCGGAACGTGCGGGCGGTGACAAGGTGA
- a CDS encoding enoyl-CoA hydratase/isomerase family protein translates to MTDVSEPTVLVRASGGLGRLTLNRPRAINALDLDMIHQLQAALDDWEHDTEVDVVLLDGAGERGLCAGGDVRGLAERVTSGRAEDSALFFRDEYALNARIAEYPKTFVALADGITMGGGIGVAGHAAIRIVTERSQLAMPETRIGFTPDVGGTWLLAHAPGRLGEYFGLTGAVMDASDAIYAGFADHFVPSANLDGLRDALETRADPSSPTELVLLFDETPPPSKLERAREWIDDAFAGDTVADIVERLRARPEAEASATADLLGELSPTGLAVTLASVRRSRELPGLRDALEQEYGLVMWFATSQPDLAEGIRAQVIDKDRSPRWQPATLADLPPDAAASALAYLPDVPLWASSVPRG, encoded by the coding sequence GTGACCGACGTCTCCGAGCCCACCGTCCTCGTCCGCGCGAGCGGGGGACTCGGGCGCCTCACCCTCAATCGACCGCGCGCGATCAACGCCCTCGATCTCGACATGATCCATCAGCTCCAGGCCGCCCTCGACGACTGGGAGCACGACACCGAGGTGGATGTGGTGCTGCTCGACGGCGCCGGCGAGCGCGGTCTCTGCGCCGGGGGCGACGTGCGGGGGCTCGCCGAACGCGTGACGAGCGGGCGCGCCGAGGACTCGGCGCTGTTCTTCCGCGACGAGTACGCACTCAACGCCCGCATCGCCGAGTACCCCAAGACCTTCGTGGCGCTCGCCGACGGCATCACCATGGGCGGAGGCATCGGCGTCGCCGGTCACGCCGCGATCCGCATCGTCACGGAGCGCTCTCAGCTCGCGATGCCCGAGACCCGCATCGGGTTCACGCCGGATGTGGGCGGCACGTGGCTGCTCGCTCACGCCCCCGGGCGCCTGGGCGAGTACTTTGGGCTGACCGGGGCGGTGATGGATGCCTCGGACGCGATCTACGCCGGGTTCGCCGACCACTTCGTGCCGTCGGCGAACCTCGATGGTCTGCGCGACGCGCTCGAGACCCGCGCAGACCCGTCGAGCCCGACCGAGCTCGTGCTGCTGTTCGATGAGACCCCGCCGCCGTCGAAGCTCGAGCGGGCGCGCGAGTGGATCGACGACGCCTTCGCCGGCGACACCGTCGCCGACATCGTCGAGCGGCTGCGCGCACGGCCCGAGGCCGAGGCATCCGCGACCGCCGACCTGCTCGGAGAGCTCTCGCCGACGGGGCTCGCCGTGACCCTCGCGTCGGTGCGCCGGTCGCGCGAGCTGCCGGGGCTGCGCGACGCGCTCGAGCAGGAGTACGGCCTCGTGATGTGGTTCGCCACCTCGCAGCCAGACCTCGCCGAAGGCATCCGCGCCCAGGTCATCGACAAGGACCGCTCGCCGCGCTGGCAGCCGGCGACCCTCGCCGACCTGCCCCCGGATGCCGCGGCATCCGCTCTGGCCTACCTTCCCGACGTGCCCCTCTGGGCCTCGTCCGTGCCGCGGGGCTGA